The sequence below is a genomic window from Emys orbicularis isolate rEmyOrb1 chromosome 25, rEmyOrb1.hap1, whole genome shotgun sequence.
ATCTTCcagccaagccagtagcaagttgCAGGTCAGCTGCCTGTTCCATTGAATACATAGCAGGCTCTTGGCATCCTCTGCCTTGCAGATCGCTTGATTGGAAACTTTGGGGCTGCTGAAGCCTTGGGTTTTGCCCTCGTTCCTTCCTATCTGAGAATCTCAATGCACCTCACAGGCCCAGAACACGGAGATAGGGAAAAATCCCCCAGTAgagaaatggggaaactgaggcacagagctctAAAGCCACCCTTTTTCAAATGTCTAGAGaccccccccatttttaaaagggctgAGCTGCtgcatctcccactgaaatccatggagtTGGGGGCACTCCGCACCTCTGAGAAAAATCCCATCCAAGGCCTCTCAGTCCAGGCACTCCAAATCCGAGGTCGCGGCTGCCTTTCTGACACTAGCTGAGGAGctgcacagaactggacacaatacttggCACTTAGCTAGCGAGCTACAAGGAAACAGCTCAGAGCGCTTCAGGAAAGGCAGGTCTGGctcaccccattttacagatgtggactGTGAAAACCCAGGCAGGTGAAATGATCTCTCCATCCAGCTATTGTTTCCGCTGGGAGATGAGAGAGTGGGGATTCCCCAACCTGGCCAGCAGCTCCTCAGGCAGCGCCACACGGTAAGAATCCGAAGCACAACAGAGCATTGGGATTATTATTTTAATAGTGAGGTTTAAAGAATTGCATGTAGGAGAGACAGGAAGAAGCATACAAAATTAGACCAGAATCTGAGCTACAGTACACATCCCTCCAAGGGAGAAGTCAAACCTTTAGAGATGGCTACAGTCTTGCAGcaaaatgtaacaaaaaaaaaaatcatacaataaATTATAAAAATCCAGCTAATGTGCGGACTCCACGCACAGGTCAGGtctggtacatttatacaacggGCCATTGAATGCTTGAGCTCTTCCATgctgaggagcagctgcagggggagagactCAAGAAACTGGAACCCTTCAGTGGCGCTGCAGTCAAGAGGAAGTGGGGCTTTAAAATAGGAGCAAACAGGTGGAAGGAAAAACAAATCGCAGTGGTGGGAATATGCACACTGAATTGCTTCAGTCCGCAAAGCACAAGGAGAGGAGTCCGAAATGCTTTGGACACAGGTAAGGCACCGGAAGCATGAACAGAGaaagtgtttccattgactggTCTCTCGCTGAAGACCCACTGAGCCTCTCCAGTCTGCAGCCCTTTGGAGCTGCTCGAGGTGCAATGCAAGACTACGAAAAACAGGACTGTTAGGAACTCTGTTTCCAGCTATCCCGATGATCCCAAAGAGGGCACAACACAGCCTTGCTACCTGGAGCATCCACACTGCTCGCTCGCCTCTTGGGGGGTGGACACACCTCCTTGTTGGTGCAGTGTCTATTGCTACAAAAAGCCCAGGCTCAAGGGCCCCATTTCAAGCagtcaggaaaaaagaaaaaagaaaaagaaaaatcaagcaAACCCCACGCTATGTTAAAAGCTTCGGTCTAGTTCTTTCTTCTCACTAGTCCTATGGTGTGAAGTTGGTCAGGCTAGTTGAGGAAGCATCACATTGGCATACAGTGGTATCTTCTTGTTCTTCCTtctgcccctcttccccacccaaacAATTCTACGCCTCCTTTAAGGGCTCCCAGTGATCTACCATTAGCAGCATCCTTTGATGAGTCACGCACCAGTCTGGCAGAACCATCTTGGATACTCCCCGAATTGCTGGTTCAGCCTGCAGTTCCCCACTGACCGATAAACGGCCAAAGCATACAGACAGCACAGCAGGGAGATGAAGGAAACGCTAACAGGTCTCCGATGAGCAATGGAAGTCCCACAAAACACATACAAGACAACATTCGAAACACCTAACAGCAAAGTGCTTTGGCCCAAAAGTTGTGATTTGAACAGATGTgcatctttattatttttatttaaatgcaatTTCAAGCttattggtttttattttttccttttaaaagaacCCCCTCTGCTTCCAAAACAAGACTTACAGGAAGCGAACATTACAGGGAaagactttttttccttttttaaaatttatttaaacaaaaatgcacaGTGCATTAACTTCTCTTCCAACCAGCTAAGCTGGGCAGATATTTTTCctccagaaaaacaaaaaccccccCAAATTTCCTGTAACTGGGCAGTGGTCCTCAACATGAGTGCTGCCTAGTTCGAACGTAAAAAGGATACATTTCCATCATCATAGAAAAAGAGCAGTTTAAAGGTGAGGATTTTAGTATACTTGCAACAAGCCCACCTTAATCCTATATTACAAGCTTTTTACAACATACAAAATAGATCAGTAACTATGATTAATGTAACCCCTCCCTGTTAGAGAGTAAATATACAGAATCATCATCAATCTGGTACCAACAGGAGGACAGAAGTAGTGTATAAGGCAAAACAACAGCTAGGTACTGGATTATTATTAGAAACGCTTCCATGGAATATGAACAGTCATTAGCTAGTTTGGCCAAACGAGGCAATTCCCCCATGAGAAACAGAGAGAGTGTTTTCATGCTACCATGCGACCCGCAGTCAGAACACAAGgaccctgatctcccccccaccgATTAAAACCTATTTAGCAGGGTTTccatattttttgtttattaacaTTACAACGATTATGGTCTTCCTGTTAAAATTATAAATTTGGTCATTTAGCATTAAAATCAGAGCACCCAGCAGGGCATGACGGGCCGTGCCACCCGTCGGGAAGGGAGGCAGCGTTTTGCAGGAACCCATCAGTGTGATTAAGCTGACCGCTCCCCCCCCACGGGCCGCCAGCTACCATCCGTCTCCTAACCAGGGGGCGAGCTGGAGACACTTGCAGCTGCTGTTACCAGGTTAAAAAACCAGGAATGATTAGTCTTGTCAAATTCTCCGCCGGGGGGAAATCTAGCAGTGCCCTATTTGTTATAACGATGCACTCTGAGGAAGGGCCATGCAGCCAGGGACAGCATTCCCAGACAGAACACGGCCCACAACCAGCCTGCATGTTACAGCCACGGGCCAGTCCCCGCTGGAATGGCTGTTAGAGTGTGCCCTGGGCTAGCATTTGCTCCACCCAGTGGGGCCATGTTCCTTTGGGACAGTCTGACCCCCTTTCCTGTATCCATGGGGGGAAATGGCAGTTGTGGTGTCTGGGTAAATAACCACGTTGGTTGAAACTCTTCCTGCACCTTGTTGCTTTAGCTGAACTGATCAGTACATAGTGTTCACAGCCAATAGTGTTCTAgacatttcactttttaaaaactcacccctttccctgccctccctTCTCCAAgtctgaccccccaccccacatgccTCTCACCCCTGCCCTAGCACGGAGCACCGGGGGTACTGGCCACACCACGCTGGTTTCTGGCCCCAAAGCCATCACACGCTGGCTTGCTTGGCTTGGAGTTCGTCCTACGTTATATTAACTTTGTGGACCAGGAGAGTCTTTTTGCACAGATCTGCAGGGTGGCGCAGGAAGCCTCTTTCCGGCGCGGCCCGCGGATCTGCAGCTATAAAGTGGAGGAAGGGACTCACCCAGGTAAGTCCAGGTATGAAATGCATAGATGGAGGTGAGAGGGGATTCATCCGGGTTTGTTTGTTCCTTGCaccattggaaaaacaaaacGAGACACTgggagcttctcatgcaggttcCTAGGGGCAGGGGGGGGAAGTCCGTTCAAGGAAAGGAGAGAAGGTCCGTCTCCTCGCCAAGGAACAACCAGGCAATGCAGCTGGACTTCACCTGGGGATGGGAGGCAGCGGTGGAGCCCCCCGGGTCGCTGCAAGGCAAGGAAGCCGGGTTAGTTAGGCTGCAGCAGGATGCCCAAAAGTTTTCTGGCCAAGTCACTCAGTTCAAAGGTCTCCTCACCAGCTGCCGTTTCAAGTATCGTTCCCCGGACGCCTGCCGCGTCTGTGCGCTCATGGGCCACTTCCCCCAGGTGCCTGGGAATTCCCGGAGCCTGGGATCCGTGTCCAGCGACCACAGACCCAGCCATCACTGGCGTACGGGCTCGTTATCATCCCAGCTCCAGCACTGCCCCTGGGGGCTCCAGCTTCCACTGGGGCCTGTGcaggccccaccacccaggggaTGCAAAGACCTGCCCTCCCCCGAACGAGCCATGGAGGAGCCCAGCGGGAGGCCCAGGGATTTGCTGGAGCGGGTGGGATCAGGACTGCATCTCCAGCCAGTGCCTGTCAGCAGCAGGCTCCCAGGGTGCTCAGGTGGGGAGGCCGGAGCCCTGGAAGCTCTGCTCTGACGGAGGCAGGTCTCTGGGGGGGCGCTATTAGAAGGGACAATATTGCCACAGGCCAAGAGCTTAAGCAAGGCACCTTTGGGGTTAGACCCCAGGCGTGAATAGGCCAGGGCAGAGACCCGTCGCACGGGCTCGGAGAAGCCTAGAAAGGTAAATCCCAGAGCTCGCTGCGCAGACAGCTGGTGGAAAGCAATGCTCAGCACTCGCTTTAGCCCTCCCACTCTGAAGCGATACATGCCGCCCAGGTGGCTTAGTGGAGCAGGCGCTGGGGCATCCTCCACCAACCAGGCGCAGATATTTTAGCGGCAAGACGCGTTGGCTAGGTCGTTCACCTACCTCGGTTCGTTTTGCTGGGGTAAGTTCTCTGGAAGTGTTTATACTCCTCGGGAGCTGGAAAGTCTTCGACGGGATGAAAGGAATATTTGGACTCAAAGTCAtctgggaagaagggaaaagggtgAACTAACTAAGGCAGCTTAAGAGAGGAAATGGAAATGGTCAACTTGCACCCCGAGTTCTCAGCGCTCCCGATCAGAGCCAGTGCCGCAGAAGCGCTCTGCTGCTAGGGGGAGCACGGAAAGTCTCTCCCCACCCGCTGGAGCTGCTGGGCATGTTGGAGATCCGGCCGTGCGTGTGTGTGCAGCTGGGGGTGGAAATACCCTGCCCTGGTCATGCTCCATGCTTCACAGGGGGAGCGGAGTCGAACAGAATAGGCTAAGCAAGTCAATATAAATGAACCAGAGGAAAATTTTTCCCTCCCCCATAAGTTCCCATTTCTCCCCGTGCCATACTGCAAGCCACTGGCTGACAAAGAATGGCGGCTCCATACGCAGGGCTGAATTTCCACCTGGAACATGATCAGCGGGTGTTAATCACGCAGTTAGAGACACGATCCCATTGACGGGGGCCCTCCATTCACTGCGCTAGCTGCAAAGCCGCTCTGCAAGCATTAGGGAGCGCTGCACGAGTGGAAATCAGGCCTCAGTACCTGTCAACGGGAACACGCTCCCTCCTCACACTCTGTTCCCAGGGGGCCTGGGCCAGATTCAGACAGGAGCCAGATGGTTCCCGAGGCTCAAGTTCCAGTCGAGGATGGTTAGATTTTCTGAGTGGGGCCCATGACATCAAGCCAGGGGGTGAATCCAGAACCTGATCCCTCCAGCCTTGATGCAATCCGGTACCAGAGCGACACACAGGGAGTTTGCCCAGCCCCAGCATGGCTCATGCCTGGCACTGCCCAAGGCCGGCAGGTTTTCATTCAATAGTTAAGCCCAGTGATTCCTGAAGGTTTCCCACCCCTCTAGCCAGCACAGACACCACGGCCAGGGAACACagggcttcccgccaccccctaACGCCTTTACAAGACCCTGACATTCATCCATGTTATCCTCCCTTGTCTCTGAAGGAGCTAGAATTACACCACCACATGGTATCATAAGCCAGGCTGCTAGGGGCTAGAGAGACATGAGGCAATgaatgccggggggggggggggggggggggaaagaggcgcGCGGGGGAGACAGAATTCCCCTCTGAACTAAGGGAGGTGGACAGAAATAGCAGGGCTCCACCCCGGAGGAGTGGGAGGGCGAGGTCAGCCCTGCAATAACACCCTTTGGAAGAAAGCACCTGGCTGTTAAGGGCAGGGAGCACTGCGCTCTGCTCCCAAGAGCCAGCCGCAGCAGAGGCACTGTACCAGAGACAGACCCAGGAGCTCGAGCTGCCGGAGAGTCGTATGCCCACCCACGAAGATTCCTGAACTGCTGCAGCGTCAGCAGGGAGTGGCTCACACCTTGTTTACGTAGGACCTACAACAGCAGCAGTTTTCCATGCACCTCCCCAACCCACCAACGCAGCGTCCGTAGAGGGCCGTTCGGAATCTGGACTCATTGCCCAAGCAGGCTCTAGCCGGGGTCTAACATCTACTCACCCAAGAAAGATCTCACAGTGGCGATGGAATCTCGGTGCCCATTTCGCACTGGCGGAGGTGGAGGGGGCGGCCCAGCCGGTGTCCTGGTAGGTGGGGGCGGAGGTTTCCCTCGACTCAGAGGCTCCGATGACCCATGCATTCTgtaggggggcgggggcgggggagcgTCACGGCCACCATTCCGCATcagcgggggcgggggtgggggggctgcaatAGAAACCCTGATCAGCACAGATAAGGACATAGGAACGGTCAGACCGATGGCCCAGCTAGCCCAGCTGTCGGTCTCTGATAGCGGACGACACCAGgtgctcagagggaatgaacagaccagcaCAGCCATCGAGTGATCCAGCCcgtcgcccactcccagcttccagcaaacaCAGGCCAGGGACACGTGTTCCTGACCGGGCCGGGGAGACACCCTTGTCCATCCGCCCAGCCTGGGCAGGACTGTGCCTCCCACAGCGCTCTCTAGTGAGTCATCCTCCAGCAATGGGGCACGGAGGGGTATCCCACCGCTTGGAGGGTACTGCCCAGCTCTCCAATGGGCAGCCAGAGGGGGACACAGAACACCAGGCCTAACCCTCCTCCAGCCGGCAGGGGAGCCCACGTTCACGACTGTTTGTTACCATTTCAAAATCCCAGCCCGCAGATCACCTGTCAGGCTCTGGACCATTTTTAAAGCCAGTATTTTCAGgggtccaccccacccccacccgccagcTGAGACTCCAGTCCAGGCCGAGATGCCAGGCTCAAGTGCACCAGGATCAGGGCTCGGTAAGTAtctactagagccagtctgctggTTAGCGCCCCAACGAGACATTTTCAGCTCATGTTCCTAATTCCACAGGATAATGCGCCAGCTCCGGAGCTGTGACTCAACCGAGGGACTCTAGGACCAGACGGGGTCGGAGCTGGCAACTATCCGCGGCAGAACTGCAGCCTTGTGGTGCAGCCCAGGACTGTGCAGTCGAAGAGGATGATAAAATACTAGTGCCGTGCTTTCCCGACTCCAGGGGCGGACGCTCGCACGGCCGCGGGGCCAAGTGCGAGGGGGAAGTCGAGGGCATCCGAGAGACAACGCAAAGAGCCTGAAGAGATGTTGCCTTAAGTCGTGCTCGGAAAGGCCGACGTCAGACCCTGAAGCTCTGACTGTCTCCCAGGCAGCTCCTGCAAACGAGGGCTCTAAAGCAAGGGACGAGTTCCAGGAGCAGGCCGAACCCCCTCGGGATCAGACACACATCGGTGAGCCTGACAAACCAACGCCCCTTACACCCCCCCTTGTCTCTCCTCACACCCTGGGAGCCACGCGGCTACACCACTGCAAACCATCAGGAGCCGTGGCTGCCTGAGGGCCATGCTAGCTCCGGGCGCGCTGGGGGGGCTCTTACCTGCTCCCCTGCTCGGAGGGTCTCGGGCCGGCGGAGGGGGTCGATGACTCTGGAGTGACGGGGAGGCCGaagagggtggaggaggggccaTGCCCCTCACGGGGCCCGGGGTCTTCCTATGCAAAGAGTTGTGTCTCTGGGGCAGCTCTGGGGCCAGCTCGTTGGTGGGGCTGGAAGGGCCGTTGTGAACGCCGGGGGGCTGCCGataggggggcggagggggagctaGAGACTGGTTCTGAGAACTTGGCCCCGTTCGGACAttcactggggaagggggaggcttgatggggggcggtgctggggggccaTCCCGGCTCGCGGGGAGCCGCTGTCCTGGAGTCGGCGGTAACGGCTTCTCCCGGTTGTAGGAAGGCGCTTTGCTGCCATGCATCGGAGGGGGTGCCGGGGGCGCGTTGGCTCGGCGGCCTGGAGGCGGGGGCGGAGGGGCAGACGAGCTGTGTTTCATGCCGGTACTGCTGGCGCTGTTGGGCCGGGAAAGGTCAGGCAAGGAGGGTCTCTGCATCCGGGGAAGCTCGGGGGGGGAAGACCGGGTGTTGTCGGAGTCATCGTGAGGTCGGCTGTTGGTCACGGGCACCGGGGGCCTCGGGGCTGCTGATCTGGAGCCAGGAACCTGCAGCGATTGCTTGCTGGAGGAGCTGTCTGCGACGGAGAGAAAGCTGGGTTACTTGCCAAGGGAGGGAAAGGGTCCCAGCCAGGCCTGGAGTTAAGGGAGATTGCTGGGCTCAGCTTGGGGTGAAGGGACACACTGCAGCCAGTGCGC
It includes:
- the WIPF2 gene encoding WAS/WASL-interacting protein family member 2, translated to MPIPPPPPPPPGPPPLPTLHQANPELPKLSRDEQRGRGALLQDICKGPRLRKVAQVNDRSAPVLEKPKGGGGGGSGSSSAALQPKGGLFQGGVPKLRPVGAKDNSDSSSSKQSLQVPGSRSAAPRPPVPVTNSRPHDDSDNTRSSPPELPRMQRPSLPDLSRPNSASSTGMKHSSSAPPPPPPGRRANAPPAPPPMHGSKAPSYNREKPLPPTPGQRLPASRDGPPAPPPIKPPPSPVNVRTGPSSQNQSLAPPPPPYRQPPGVHNGPSSPTNELAPELPQRHNSLHRKTPGPVRGMAPPPPSSASPSLQSHRPPPPARDPPSRGAAPPPPPPLMRNGGRDAPPPPPPYRMHGSSEPLSRGKPPPPPTRTPAGPPPPPPPVRNGHRDSIATVRSFLDDFESKYSFHPVEDFPAPEEYKHFQRTYPSKTNRATRGAPPLPPIPR